CCGACCTCCTCGATGTAGCGGTCCTCGGCGGCGTCAAGGTAGACCACCTCGGCGTAGCCCTTGCGCTTGGCGTGGCTGCTCGGCAGCATCCCGGGAGCGTAGTTTCCGATGGCCTTGACACCCCCGGTCCCCTTCGGGGCGGCACGGTGGAAGTCGCGCGTCACCAGCAGCCGGATGGGCGTCAGCCCGCCCTTGAAGTAGGGGCCGACTGGCGATGCGTAGACCAGGAATGCGAACTCGGGCGCCGGCGCGACTCCCAGGATGGCGCCGCTGCCGAACACCAGCGGGCGAAGATAGAGTGCACCTTCGTCGCTGGGTGGGATGAAATCGCTGTTTTCGCTGACGACGTCGCGCACCGCGGAGAGAAACATTTCCTCAGGAACAGGGGGCATCGAGAGTCGGCGGCAGCCAGCGCGCAGCCGCGCCGCGTTCATCGCCGGCCGGAAGAGCAGGATGCGCCCATCGTCAGCGCGGTACGCCTTCAAGCCCTCAAAGAGTCCCTGCCCGTAGTTCAGCACGCACGCTGCCGGCGATAGTTCAAGGTTCTGGAACGGCTGCAGCTCGCCCGGCTGCCACTCGTCGCCCAGTTCGCAGCGGGCGATGAACATCGTGCGGGTGGGGGTGAACGAGAAAGTCAGCTCGCCGAAGTCGATGCTCACGTCCTCGCCTCGCTGAACTGCGCCAGCCGCCCTTCCAGCACCGGATACTCTTTCTCGCTGACGAACGACACGCATACCCGCAGTCCGTCCCGTGAAGAGCCGGCCGACTTTAGCGTGATGGTCGAAATCCCGTAGCGCAACAGCTCGAGCAGCAGCTCGCCCGACTCGAGCCCGGGGTGGTCGAGCGTAAGATAGAAGCCGTCGCCAATTGGTGCGCCGTTGTCGTCGCCGTAAACCAGTTCGAAGCCGGCCGACAGGAACATTTTCCGTACGCGGCGGGCGCGCTCGCCATACTCCCGTGTCCGCGCGACGAAGTCCAGTTCGCCGTCGCTGGCCGCCTCGAGCATCGCCGCCAACCCGTGCTGCGCGGTGTGCGACGCGCCCGACGTCGTGACGTAGAGCCCGCCGTGCGCGAAGGCGTGGCCGAACTGCGCGGTGCCGCAGCTCGCCTCGAGCGCTGGGAATTCGCGCTTGCGCAACCCCGGCGAGACGACGGCCAGCGCACAGCGCTGGCCGGGATACGAGAACGCCTTTGAAGACGAGAGCAATAGCACCCAGTTCTGCCCGTAACGCCCGACGGTCGGGACGAACGGCGGCTCGCCCGGCTGCGAATAGTCGGCGCGGAAGTCCATCCCGAGATACGCCTGGTCCTCGATAGCGAGCGCGTCGTGCGCGTCGCACAGGCGGGCGATGCCTTCCAGCTCCGCCTCGGTCAGGCAGGCCCAGCTGGGGTTGTTGGGCGACGACCAGAAGACGCCGCCGATGTCGCCGCGTTCGAGCCGCGCCTCGAGCGCGGCAAGCAAAACGTCGCCGCGCAGGTCGCCCAGCTCGAGCCCGTCGCGCGGCAGCCCGAGAAAGCGTGCCTGCAACTGGCTGACGGGGAAGGTCGGGTCGAGAAACAGGATGGTCTCGCGTCCGGGGTGCATCCGCGCCGCCAGGGCTTGCGCGACGAAGCCGCCCTGCATCGAGCCGCAGGTGGCGACGACGCACTCTTCGCCTACGGAAAGGTCAAGGAACGCCTTCAGGAAGCGCACGCCGGCGCGCTTCAGCCGCGGGATGCCGTCGAAGGGGGGGTATGCGCCGTGCGTCCCCGCCTCGAGCGCCTCGCGCTCTGCTTCAGCGGCCTGCGGCGGCGGCGGGATGTTGGGAATGCCGAACTCCATGCGCACGAACTTGATGCCGGTCTCCGCCTCGAGCAGGCTCGCCAGCCGGTTCACCTCGCGGATGGCGAGCCGCCCGCTGTCGAAGCCGGTCTGTGCGAGCAACGCTTCCAGCGTCTGCCGGGGAATCGGGATGTCGTGCATGCCTCGCGCCGGCAGGCCCGCCT
This region of Candidatus Poseidoniia archaeon genomic DNA includes:
- a CDS encoding branched-chain amino acid aminotransferase; translated protein: MSIDFGELTFSFTPTRTMFIARCELGDEWQPGELQPFQNLELSPAACVLNYGQGLFEGLKAYRADDGRILLFRPAMNAARLRAGCRRLSMPPVPEEMFLSAVRDVVSENSDFIPPSDEGALYLRPLVFGSGAILGVAPAPEFAFLVYASPVGPYFKGGLTPIRLLVTRDFHRAAPKGTGGVKAIGNYAPGMLPSSHAKRKGYAEVVYLDAAEDRYIEEVGAANFFALFGDTLVTPALSGSILSGVTRDSVLQLAAERFGMQVEERDVSVDEALKADELFCSGTAAVISPIGCISYEGEDHQFSGSKVGPRTRALYEALTAIQHGDAPDEFGWVVEV
- a CDS encoding pyridoxal phosphate-dependent aminotransferase — translated: MHDIPIPRQTLEALLAQTGFDSGRLAIREVNRLASLLEAETGIKFVRMEFGIPNIPPPPQAAEAEREALEAGTHGAYPPFDGIPRLKRAGVRFLKAFLDLSVGEECVVATCGSMQGGFVAQALAARMHPGRETILFLDPTFPVSQLQARFLGLPRDGLELGDLRGDVLLAALEARLERGDIGGVFWSSPNNPSWACLTEAELEGIARLCDAHDALAIEDQAYLGMDFRADYSQPGEPPFVPTVGRYGQNWVLLLSSSKAFSYPGQRCALAVVSPGLRKREFPALEASCGTAQFGHAFAHGGLYVTTSGASHTAQHGLAAMLEAASDGELDFVARTREYGERARRVRKMFLSAGFELVYGDDNGAPIGDGFYLTLDHPGLESGELLLELLRYGISTITLKSAGSSRDGLRVCVSFVSEKEYPVLEGRLAQFSEART